A region of Pyxidicoccus parkwaysis DNA encodes the following proteins:
- the tgt gene encoding tRNA guanosine(34) transglycosylase Tgt — protein MAVRYELVTTDPTGARAGILHTRRGSFPTPMFMPVATHAAFRHLGSEEVKETGASILLANTYHLMLRPGAEVFKRFGGIHPFMQWDGGILTDSGGFQIFSLPEDRLITEKGAHFRSFHDNSRQLLSPESSIAMQQAINSDIMMVLDVCIDSRTDEAGTREAMERTHRWAVRSLAAKTKHDTGQALFGIVQGGVHPNLRDESAAFLTKLPFDGFAIGGLAVGETKAERETMTARATASLPVDKPRYLMGVGTPTDLIEAVLRGVDMFDCIIPTKMAQQGYAYTFQGLVRITRTVYRLDDAPLDAECDCYVCKRYTRGYLQHLMRGKHHLGSRMLSVHNVRHYQKLMARIRAGILSGTYEQVARELKAAIATPKDLKEEAGAREVTLKEVG, from the coding sequence ATGGCCGTTCGCTACGAGCTCGTCACCACCGACCCCACCGGCGCCCGCGCGGGCATCCTGCACACCCGCCGGGGTTCCTTCCCTACACCGATGTTCATGCCGGTGGCCACGCACGCCGCCTTCCGGCACCTGGGCTCCGAGGAGGTGAAGGAGACGGGGGCCAGCATCCTGCTGGCGAACACCTACCACCTGATGCTCCGGCCCGGCGCCGAGGTCTTCAAGCGCTTCGGTGGCATCCATCCCTTCATGCAGTGGGACGGCGGCATCCTCACGGACTCGGGAGGGTTTCAAATCTTCTCCCTGCCCGAGGACCGGCTGATTACCGAGAAGGGCGCGCACTTCCGCAGCTTCCACGACAACAGCCGGCAGCTCCTGAGCCCCGAGTCCAGCATCGCGATGCAGCAGGCCATCAACTCGGACATCATGATGGTGCTGGACGTGTGCATCGACTCGCGCACGGACGAGGCCGGCACGCGCGAGGCCATGGAGCGCACCCACCGCTGGGCCGTGCGCAGCCTCGCGGCCAAGACGAAGCACGACACGGGGCAGGCGCTGTTCGGCATCGTCCAGGGCGGCGTGCACCCGAACCTGCGCGACGAGAGCGCGGCCTTCCTGACGAAGCTGCCCTTCGACGGGTTCGCGATTGGCGGACTGGCAGTGGGCGAGACGAAGGCGGAGCGCGAGACGATGACGGCGCGAGCCACCGCGTCGCTGCCCGTGGACAAGCCGCGCTACCTGATGGGCGTGGGCACGCCCACGGACCTGATTGAGGCGGTGCTGCGCGGCGTGGACATGTTCGACTGCATCATCCCCACGAAGATGGCGCAGCAGGGCTACGCGTATACGTTCCAGGGCCTGGTGCGAATCACGCGCACCGTGTACCGGCTGGACGACGCGCCGCTGGATGCGGAGTGTGACTGCTACGTGTGCAAGCGGTACACGCGCGGGTACCTCCAGCACCTGATGCGCGGCAAGCACCACCTGGGCTCGCGGATGCTGTCGGTGCACAACGTGCGGCACTACCAGAAGCTCATGGCGCGCATCCGCGCGGGCATCCTCAGCGGCACGTACGAGCAGGTGGCGCGCGAATTGAAGGCCGCCATCGCCACGCCGAAAGACTTGAAGGAAGAGGCCGGCGCGCGCGAGGTGACGCTGAAGGAGGTCGGGTGA
- a CDS encoding tRNA (5-methylaminomethyl-2-thiouridine)(34)-methyltransferase MnmD: protein MSGDVEVNPRDGDFEVVTLRNGARAVRHLGHGEVMHPSVGPWQEALRLYVEQPRLAERLRQPGPPLVIHDVGLGAATNAVAALTCARSLGAEQRRTLEVVSFEVDLAPLRLALADAAGFPFLQPFREAAEALMRDGVWEGEGVRWKLLLGDAVPFLDGALPVADLVYFDPFSPASNPDMWTEGVLTRVRRHCREDGEGTLLLTYSAATPTRVTLLLAGFYVGAGVSTGTKGETTVGATRRESLELPLGERWLERWKRSSSRAPHGAQLTPEVEASVLAHPQWR, encoded by the coding sequence GTGAGCGGCGACGTCGAGGTCAATCCGCGCGACGGGGACTTCGAAGTCGTGACGTTGCGCAACGGCGCGCGAGCCGTGCGGCACCTGGGCCATGGCGAGGTGATGCACCCCTCGGTGGGCCCGTGGCAGGAGGCGCTGCGGCTCTACGTGGAGCAGCCGCGCCTCGCCGAGCGCCTGCGCCAGCCGGGCCCGCCGCTGGTCATCCACGACGTGGGCCTGGGCGCTGCCACCAACGCGGTGGCCGCGCTCACCTGTGCACGCTCGCTGGGAGCGGAGCAGCGGCGCACCCTGGAGGTGGTGAGCTTCGAGGTGGACCTGGCGCCGCTGCGGTTGGCACTGGCGGACGCGGCGGGCTTCCCCTTCCTCCAGCCCTTCCGCGAGGCGGCGGAGGCGCTGATGCGCGACGGCGTGTGGGAAGGCGAGGGCGTGCGCTGGAAGCTGCTGCTCGGGGACGCGGTGCCGTTCCTCGACGGCGCGTTGCCAGTGGCGGACCTCGTGTACTTCGACCCATTCTCTCCCGCGTCCAACCCGGACATGTGGACGGAGGGCGTGCTCACGCGCGTGCGCCGGCACTGCCGCGAGGACGGTGAGGGCACGCTGCTGCTCACGTACAGCGCGGCCACGCCGACGCGGGTGACGCTGCTGCTGGCCGGCTTCTACGTGGGCGCGGGCGTGTCCACGGGTACCAAGGGCGAGACGACGGTGGGGGCCACGCGGCGCGAGTCGCTGGAGTTGCCGCTGGGCGAGCGCTGGCTGGAGCGGTGGAAGCGCTCCTCGTCGCGCGCTCCGCATGGCGCGCAGCTCACACCCGAGGTGGAGGCGAGCGTGCTGGCGCATCCGCAGTGGCGGTGA
- a CDS encoding winged helix-turn-helix transcriptional regulator, with product MARSVDVVGDRWSLLIVRDALDGTRRFSEFQRSLGVAKNILSDRLRRLVEAGILASQPASDGTAYEEYVLTPRGESLFPLVVALRQWGERHLFARGERHSVLVEKESGKPVALMGLHASDGRELSPGETVVRKVASTPAHDAPGGAGVRPRRR from the coding sequence GTGGCACGCTCCGTTGATGTCGTCGGAGACCGCTGGTCGCTGCTCATCGTGCGCGACGCCCTGGACGGCACGCGGCGCTTCAGCGAGTTCCAGCGCAGCCTGGGGGTGGCGAAGAACATCCTCTCGGACCGCCTGCGCCGGCTGGTGGAAGCAGGCATCCTCGCGAGCCAACCCGCCTCGGACGGCACCGCGTACGAGGAATACGTGCTGACGCCCAGGGGCGAGAGCCTGTTCCCCCTCGTGGTGGCGCTGCGACAATGGGGCGAACGCCATCTGTTCGCGCGGGGAGAACGCCACTCCGTGCTGGTCGAGAAGGAGAGCGGCAAGCCCGTCGCGCTCATGGGCCTCCACGCGAGTGATGGCCGAGAGCTGTCGCCAGGGGAGACCGTGGTGCGGAAGGTGGCCTCGACGCCCGCGCATGATGCGCCGGGCGGAGCTGGCGTCAGGCCGCGTCGGCGCTGA
- a CDS encoding MFS transporter yields the protein MAVSGTPAAEAAHPRTEPRNGPSAMPRALVALFACASGLSVANVYYAQPLLDALAADFGISLAAVGSVVTATQVGCALALLLLVPLGDRVDRRRLMLGQLLALVAALVSVGLARAPVILLAEMLLIGLLGTAMTQGLIAYAASAASPEERGRVVGAAQGGVVVGLLLARVMSGLIADLAGWRGVYFGSAVVMLALFVLLWRALPVPAVAPRRLSYPRLLLSMLTLLHRERVLRIRGVIALLMFAVFNIFWSALVLPLSAPPYGFSHTLIGAFGLVGAAGALAAARAGQWADQGRGQWTSGIALMLLLASWLPLSFTSSSLWALVLGIVLLDVGVQALHVTNQSMIFRTTPEAHSRLVGGYMLFYAVGSGLGAISTTLVYARAGWSGVCLLGAAVSLAAWVFWAMTLRLMPECASRGSREPAPSPREGMAASGCGT from the coding sequence ATGGCGGTCTCCGGCACCCCGGCAGCCGAGGCAGCGCATCCACGGACGGAGCCACGCAACGGCCCCTCGGCGATGCCGCGCGCCCTGGTGGCGCTGTTCGCCTGCGCCAGTGGCCTGAGCGTGGCCAATGTCTATTACGCCCAGCCGTTGCTGGATGCGCTGGCGGCGGACTTCGGCATCAGCCTTGCGGCCGTGGGGAGCGTGGTCACCGCCACGCAGGTGGGCTGCGCACTGGCCCTGTTGCTGCTGGTTCCCCTGGGGGACCGGGTGGACCGGCGGCGGCTGATGCTCGGGCAGTTGCTGGCGCTCGTGGCGGCCCTGGTCTCGGTGGGACTGGCCCGCGCTCCCGTCATCCTGCTGGCGGAGATGCTTCTCATCGGCCTGCTGGGCACGGCCATGACGCAGGGGCTGATTGCCTATGCGGCCAGCGCGGCGTCTCCCGAGGAGCGCGGCCGGGTGGTGGGCGCGGCGCAGGGAGGCGTCGTCGTCGGGCTGCTGCTGGCGCGGGTGATGTCGGGGCTGATTGCCGACCTGGCAGGGTGGCGCGGCGTCTATTTCGGCTCGGCGGTGGTGATGCTCGCGCTCTTCGTCCTGCTCTGGAGGGCTCTGCCTGTACCGGCCGTCGCTCCGCGGCGGCTCAGCTACCCGCGCCTGCTCCTGTCGATGCTGACCCTGCTGCACCGCGAGCGCGTCTTGCGGATTCGGGGCGTCATCGCGCTGCTCATGTTCGCGGTCTTCAACATCTTCTGGAGCGCCCTGGTGTTGCCGCTCAGCGCGCCGCCCTACGGCTTCTCGCACACGCTCATCGGTGCCTTTGGCCTCGTCGGAGCGGCCGGCGCGCTCGCGGCCGCACGCGCCGGTCAGTGGGCCGACCAGGGGCGCGGGCAGTGGACCAGCGGCATCGCGCTCATGCTGTTGCTGGCGTCCTGGCTGCCCCTGTCGTTCACCTCGAGCTCGTTGTGGGCCCTGGTCCTGGGCATCGTCCTGCTCGACGTGGGCGTCCAGGCGCTCCACGTCACCAACCAGAGCATGATTTTCCGCACGACCCCCGAGGCGCACAGCCGGCTGGTGGGCGGCTACATGCTGTTCTACGCCGTGGGCAGCGGACTGGGCGCCATCTCCACCACGCTGGTCTACGCGCGAGCCGGCTGGTCCGGCGTCTGCCTCCTGGGTGCGGCCGTCAGCCTCGCGGCGTGGGTGTTCTGGGCCATGACGCTGCGCCTCATGCCGGAGTGCGCTTCTCGAGGGAGTCGCGAGCCCGCGCCATCCCCGCGGGAAGGGATGGCTGCCAGTGGCTGCGGCACCTGA
- a CDS encoding GlsB/YeaQ/YmgE family stress response membrane protein, with protein MGVYAFVIIGWVVGLISRVILPGVRHMGLFSALLVGMVGSIVGGLIVGSFNGGTQLFILRVPNIIGAVVGAMGAVVAVHLLNRKYAHA; from the coding sequence ATGGGGGTTTACGCGTTCGTCATCATCGGGTGGGTCGTCGGCCTCATCTCGCGGGTCATCCTTCCGGGCGTGAGACACATGGGGCTCTTCTCCGCGCTCCTGGTCGGCATGGTGGGCAGCATCGTGGGAGGCCTCATCGTGGGCAGCTTCAACGGGGGCACGCAGCTCTTCATCCTGCGCGTGCCCAACATCATTGGTGCGGTGGTGGGGGCGATGGGGGCCGTGGTCGCCGTGCACCTCCTCAACCGGAAGTACGCCCACGCCTGA
- a CDS encoding alpha/beta fold hydrolase has product MRDALELDDWGGTGPVLHLAHANGFPPGSYRKLIELLKTRYHVLTLRTRCLVPGSDPATLRSWTDLADELAHALRARGLENVLGVGHSMGGVATLLASVKSPGLFRAVVALDPVLVTGKRLWSLRVAALLGMRSRIPLARGARKRREVWASREEVAASYLKKGLFRRFDPESFQDYLTHGLVEAPGGGLRLAIPAAWEARVFETIPVDMWSALRSVTVPTLVIRGGDTATLTPAALERVRRTIPGVTTEELPGTTHLFPLEQPDACGQRILAFLDTLDARPRASVG; this is encoded by the coding sequence ATGCGCGACGCTCTGGAACTGGATGATTGGGGCGGCACCGGCCCGGTGCTGCACCTGGCTCACGCCAACGGCTTTCCTCCGGGCAGCTACCGCAAGCTCATCGAGTTGCTGAAGACGCGCTACCACGTCCTCACGCTGCGCACCCGGTGTCTCGTACCGGGCTCGGACCCGGCGACGCTGCGGAGCTGGACGGACCTGGCCGACGAGCTGGCCCACGCGCTGCGAGCGCGCGGACTGGAGAACGTGCTCGGCGTGGGGCACAGCATGGGCGGCGTGGCCACGCTGCTCGCCTCCGTGAAGTCACCGGGCCTGTTCCGCGCCGTGGTGGCGCTGGACCCCGTGCTCGTCACCGGCAAGCGACTGTGGTCGCTCCGCGTGGCGGCGCTGCTGGGCATGCGCAGCCGGATTCCGCTGGCCCGTGGCGCGCGGAAGCGCCGCGAGGTCTGGGCCTCTCGCGAGGAGGTGGCCGCCAGCTACCTGAAGAAGGGCCTCTTCCGCCGCTTCGACCCCGAGTCCTTCCAGGACTACCTCACCCACGGCCTCGTCGAAGCGCCCGGTGGCGGCCTGCGTCTGGCCATCCCCGCGGCGTGGGAGGCGCGCGTCTTCGAGACGATTCCCGTCGACATGTGGTCCGCGCTGCGCTCGGTGACGGTGCCCACGCTGGTGATACGTGGCGGCGATACGGCCACGCTCACTCCGGCGGCACTGGAGCGCGTGCGGCGCACCATCCCCGGTGTCACGACCGAGGAGCTGCCGGGCACCACGCACCTGTTCCCGCTGGAGCAGCCGGACGCGTGCGGGCAGCGCATCCTCGCGTTCCTCGATACGCTGGACGCGCGGCCTCGTGCGTCCGTAGGGTGA
- a CDS encoding alpha/beta fold hydrolase translates to MSTSFESLRLEVPGTRAHVVGGRTPGSGPLWVYLHGLGCAGSRDWPPVARSAALAGRASLWFDLLGFGQSERPRDYSYALSEQASWVAAFLAREAQPVVLVGHSMGGTLALLVAEELVRAGRPPVALLVAEPNLRAEDATGSAVAAATPVDTFVAKWPQWVESMSSPMYRESVRLADPVAFHRSASSLVRVGQGLIPRLAALPVPVKGYILGALSDEATRETARQVAEAGIPVVTVESSGHGFSEDNPEGLGRAIARLVEPGKG, encoded by the coding sequence GTGAGCACTTCCTTCGAGTCGCTGCGCCTCGAGGTTCCCGGGACGCGCGCGCACGTGGTGGGTGGACGCACGCCGGGCTCGGGGCCACTGTGGGTGTACCTGCATGGACTGGGCTGCGCGGGCAGTCGCGACTGGCCGCCGGTGGCTCGGAGCGCCGCGCTCGCGGGGCGGGCGAGCCTGTGGTTCGACCTGCTCGGCTTCGGCCAGAGCGAGCGGCCACGGGACTACAGCTACGCGTTGTCGGAGCAGGCGAGCTGGGTGGCTGCGTTCCTCGCGCGCGAAGCCCAACCGGTGGTGCTGGTGGGGCACAGCATGGGCGGCACGCTGGCGCTCCTCGTCGCGGAGGAGTTGGTGCGCGCGGGCCGTCCTCCGGTGGCCCTGCTCGTCGCCGAGCCGAACCTGCGCGCGGAGGATGCCACCGGGAGCGCCGTGGCCGCCGCGACGCCCGTGGACACCTTCGTCGCGAAGTGGCCGCAGTGGGTGGAGTCGATGTCCTCACCCATGTACCGCGAGAGCGTGAGGCTCGCGGACCCGGTGGCCTTCCACCGGAGTGCGTCTTCGCTGGTGCGAGTGGGGCAGGGCCTGATTCCGCGCCTCGCCGCGCTGCCCGTGCCGGTGAAGGGCTACATCCTCGGAGCGCTCAGCGACGAGGCGACACGGGAGACCGCACGACAGGTGGCTGAAGCGGGCATCCCCGTCGTCACCGTGGAGTCCTCCGGGCATGGCTTTTCGGAGGACAACCCCGAGGGGCTGGGACGTGCCATCGCCCGCCTCGTCGAGCCGGGCAAGGGTTGA
- a CDS encoding DUF2378 family protein, with product MTSSEKLVFTQTVDALFVRALENRLTPACREHLRRAGLDLEQKLERTYTLEQWKEFLRIAAGHVYGGVPAEAAYYSLGERFMDAYFGTFFGRALLGVVRLAGPRRMLLRAAMGFRAGNNFSEVDIVERGPTSVELRMNDVLADLPTFASGLLARAVELCGGWRVVAVPEEFDGTSASFHIRWSEVPVEAALSATGDGGASRTRV from the coding sequence ATGACTTCTTCCGAGAAGCTTGTTTTCACTCAAACGGTCGACGCGCTCTTCGTGCGCGCTCTGGAGAACCGACTCACCCCGGCGTGCCGTGAGCACCTGCGCCGGGCGGGGTTGGACCTGGAGCAGAAGCTGGAGCGGACCTACACCTTGGAGCAATGGAAGGAGTTCCTCCGCATCGCCGCCGGTCACGTCTACGGGGGCGTTCCCGCGGAGGCGGCCTACTACTCGCTGGGCGAGCGCTTCATGGACGCCTACTTCGGGACGTTCTTCGGCCGGGCGCTGCTGGGCGTGGTGAGGCTTGCGGGACCCCGGCGCATGCTGCTGCGCGCGGCGATGGGCTTCCGGGCCGGCAACAACTTCAGCGAAGTGGACATCGTCGAGCGCGGCCCCACGTCGGTGGAGTTGCGGATGAATGACGTGCTGGCGGACCTGCCCACCTTCGCCTCGGGCCTGCTGGCTCGCGCGGTGGAGCTGTGCGGCGGCTGGCGCGTGGTGGCGGTGCCCGAGGAGTTCGACGGCACCTCCGCGAGCTTCCACATCCGCTGGTCCGAAGTGCCCGTCGAGGCCGCCCTCAGCGCCACGGGCGACGGCGGCGCGTCGCGGACCCGGGTGTAG
- a CDS encoding LysR family transcriptional regulator, which translates to MSPVHDRRARAPAPTPPEPAPASLSGINLNLVVALDALLSEANVTRAATKVGVTQSAMSHSLRQLRELLGDALLIRGRGGMVRTPRAEQLAAPLHRGLLELQRALRNEPVFEPATARRRFTLATGDYFAATLLPELLVVLSAEAPHVDLVVKHLVPDQATPLMESGDVDLCVAAFPDSSLSLRQQKLYREDFVCVVREGHPAIRKGLDLETYLRLPHVLISPRGEGAGAVDTALAAMGRSRRIALRLPYFLTAPLAVVHSDHILTAPRRLVESFSGKGAWPLRVLPPPLALRSFDVVQVWHERFDGDPAHRWLRSAVARAAGVTGALPSRASRRVRRTQPS; encoded by the coding sequence ATGAGCCCTGTTCATGACCGCCGCGCCCGCGCGCCCGCCCCCACGCCGCCCGAGCCCGCCCCGGCGAGCCTGTCCGGCATCAACCTCAACCTCGTGGTGGCGCTGGACGCGCTGCTCTCCGAGGCCAACGTCACCCGCGCCGCGACGAAGGTGGGCGTCACCCAGTCCGCCATGAGCCACTCGCTGCGGCAGCTCCGCGAGCTGTTGGGCGACGCGCTGCTCATCCGGGGACGCGGCGGCATGGTGCGCACGCCCCGCGCGGAGCAGCTCGCCGCGCCGCTGCACCGGGGGCTGCTGGAGCTGCAGCGCGCCCTGCGCAACGAGCCCGTCTTCGAGCCCGCCACCGCCCGGCGCCGCTTCACGCTGGCCACGGGGGACTACTTCGCCGCCACGCTGCTGCCGGAGCTGCTCGTAGTGCTCAGCGCCGAGGCCCCGCACGTGGACCTCGTCGTCAAGCACCTCGTCCCTGACCAGGCCACTCCCCTCATGGAGAGCGGCGACGTGGACCTGTGCGTAGCCGCCTTCCCGGACTCGTCGCTGTCGCTGCGGCAGCAGAAGCTCTACCGCGAGGACTTCGTCTGCGTGGTGCGCGAGGGCCACCCCGCCATCCGGAAGGGGCTGGATTTGGAGACGTACCTGCGCCTGCCTCACGTGCTCATCAGTCCCCGGGGCGAGGGGGCCGGAGCGGTGGACACCGCGCTGGCGGCCATGGGGCGCTCGCGGCGGATTGCCCTGCGGCTGCCGTACTTCCTCACCGCGCCGCTGGCGGTGGTGCACTCGGACCACATCCTTACCGCACCGCGTCGTCTGGTGGAGAGCTTCAGTGGCAAGGGGGCCTGGCCCCTGCGGGTCCTCCCACCACCCCTCGCGCTCCGCTCCTTCGACGTCGTGCAGGTGTGGCACGAGCGGTTCGATGGCGACCCGGCCCACCGGTGGTTACGGAGCGCGGTGGCTCGCGCGGCCGGTGTCACCGGCGCCCTACCTTCCAGGGCTTCACGGCGGGTGCGCAGGACGCAACCTTCCTGA
- a CDS encoding NmrA family NAD(P)-binding protein, whose translation MSIVINTPNGQIGRPLSLRLLEAGRSLTVISRTADKVADLVKRGAKLVEGSTDDAAVLDRALAGAESLFWLTPPAHRPDFIAWAEETARTAAKAVKKHGVKRVVVLSSVGAQHGHGTGPVGALLAVEEAFKAVCPDVTILRPGFFMENFLRDLGTVAKTGSLFMPMPRDKRVPMVAVADIAAKSAQVLLDAGWKGHRYVGIQGPAHVAYGELESIFTEALGRPIRYVQVGMDDVRKGMSGAGMPAWMVDMFAEMYGAVIDGRMDPAEPRTPETTTPTSLAQWAREVLKPALEKAAAAAA comes from the coding sequence ATGAGCATCGTCATCAACACTCCCAATGGGCAGATTGGCCGTCCCCTGTCGCTGCGTCTGCTGGAGGCGGGCCGCTCGCTCACCGTCATCAGCCGCACGGCGGACAAGGTGGCGGACCTGGTGAAGCGCGGCGCGAAGCTGGTGGAGGGCTCCACCGACGACGCCGCGGTGTTGGACCGGGCGCTGGCGGGTGCGGAGTCGCTGTTCTGGCTGACGCCGCCGGCCCACCGTCCGGACTTCATCGCCTGGGCGGAGGAGACGGCGCGCACGGCCGCGAAGGCGGTGAAGAAGCACGGCGTGAAGCGCGTGGTGGTGCTGTCCAGCGTGGGCGCGCAGCACGGCCATGGCACGGGCCCGGTGGGCGCGCTGCTCGCCGTGGAGGAGGCGTTCAAGGCCGTGTGCCCGGACGTCACGATTCTTCGGCCCGGGTTCTTCATGGAGAACTTCCTGCGAGACCTCGGGACGGTGGCGAAGACGGGCTCTCTGTTCATGCCCATGCCGCGTGACAAGCGCGTGCCCATGGTGGCGGTGGCGGACATCGCCGCCAAGTCGGCCCAGGTGCTGCTGGACGCGGGCTGGAAGGGGCACCGCTACGTGGGCATCCAGGGCCCGGCGCACGTCGCGTACGGGGAGCTGGAGTCCATCTTCACCGAGGCGCTCGGCCGCCCCATCCGCTACGTGCAGGTGGGAATGGACGATGTGCGCAAGGGCATGAGCGGCGCGGGCATGCCGGCGTGGATGGTGGACATGTTCGCGGAGATGTACGGCGCCGTCATCGACGGCCGCATGGACCCCGCCGAGCCGCGCACGCCGGAGACCACCACGCCCACCTCGCTGGCGCAGTGGGCGCGCGAGGTGCTCAAGCCCGCGCTGGAGAAGGCCGCCGCGGCCGCCGCCTGA
- a CDS encoding siderophore-interacting protein — translation MASGKAFLGSVLGRFLFREATVDQVRDVSPRFRWMELVGAGLRDVHWNAGDKVQVFLPGLGMRTYTPLAWDAVRGATQLLVYLHGNSPGAEWGRNVRVGDRCQFMGPRGSLPLAALQGPVVLFGDETSFAVAHSLRNLRAGVGGVEQVFEVSSRAESDGVLKEFHLSGSAVIERTPDEAHLTAVAERLRVALQQRPGANLVMTGRAQAIQALRSRLRADGVGGAQKVKAYWSAGKSGLD, via the coding sequence ATGGCGTCAGGGAAGGCGTTTCTCGGGAGCGTGCTGGGGCGGTTCCTGTTCCGCGAGGCGACGGTGGATCAGGTGCGCGACGTCTCGCCGCGCTTCCGCTGGATGGAGCTGGTGGGCGCGGGGCTGCGCGACGTGCACTGGAACGCGGGGGACAAGGTGCAGGTGTTCCTCCCGGGCCTGGGGATGCGGACGTACACGCCGCTGGCGTGGGACGCGGTGAGAGGGGCTACGCAGTTGCTGGTGTATCTGCACGGCAACAGCCCCGGCGCGGAGTGGGGCCGCAACGTGCGAGTGGGGGACCGCTGCCAGTTCATGGGGCCGCGAGGCTCACTGCCGCTCGCGGCCCTCCAGGGGCCCGTGGTGCTGTTCGGCGACGAGACATCCTTCGCCGTGGCCCACTCGCTGCGCAACCTGCGCGCGGGCGTGGGCGGCGTCGAGCAGGTGTTCGAGGTCTCCTCCCGGGCCGAGTCCGATGGGGTGCTGAAGGAGTTCCATTTGTCGGGCAGCGCCGTCATCGAGCGGACGCCCGACGAGGCGCACCTGACCGCGGTGGCGGAGCGACTGCGCGTGGCCCTGCAGCAGCGGCCGGGAGCGAACCTCGTCATGACGGGGAGGGCGCAGGCCATCCAGGCGCTGCGCTCGCGGCTCCGGGCGGACGGGGTGGGCGGGGCGCAGAAGGTGAAGGCGTACTGGTCGGCGGGGAAGAGCGGGCTCGACTGA
- a CDS encoding DUF3703 domain-containing protein produces the protein MPQEQLVETFGQEWNAASVALRSGQRGLAMLHLIHAHQLGQGTARLHALSHLGFMRVALQSRAFRAAGQQFMLMLGALLFTGTWTESPESGLG, from the coding sequence GTGCCTCAGGAGCAACTCGTCGAGACGTTCGGCCAGGAGTGGAATGCGGCGTCTGTCGCCCTGCGGTCGGGGCAGCGCGGGCTCGCAATGTTGCACCTCATTCATGCGCATCAACTGGGGCAGGGGACGGCGCGCCTGCACGCGCTGAGTCACCTCGGCTTCATGCGTGTCGCGTTGCAGAGCCGAGCGTTTCGAGCGGCCGGACAGCAGTTCATGCTCATGCTGGGCGCCCTCCTGTTCACCGGGACCTGGACCGAGTCGCCGGAGTCAGGCCTCGGCTGA